From Streptomyces sp. NBC_00370, a single genomic window includes:
- a CDS encoding ricin-type beta-trefoil lectin domain protein: MDGAQSGRTFDGIGAISGGGGNSRLLTDYPADQQSQILDYMFKPGYGANLQLLKLEIGGDANSTDGSEPSIEHSRGTINCNAGYEFWLAEQAKARNPNIGLYGLAWAAPGWINGGFWSTDTINYLISWLDCAKTHNLNIKYLGGWNERGHDANWFVQLRSALDSHGYGGVQLVADDSGWNVADDMANNSAFNNAVSIIGAHYSCEGGDGGNAHTCSSTAAAKNNGKPLWDSENGSQDMNTGAPALIRAITRGYIDARMTSYFNWPLIAAIYPNLPYNTVGLATAASPWSGNYQIGASTWATAQVTQFTQPGWKFIDSASGYLGGSESNGTYVTLKSANNSDYSTVLETTTSTSTQTVNFSVKGGLSTGAVHVWATNVNSPSNSSSFIHTQDITPSNGSYSLTMQPGYVYTVSTIAGQGKGTATSPAAHALALPYSDNFDNVVTGGEATYLSDMQGSFEVQPCTGRSGKCVQQMAPVKPIEWQDDSDSYSLIGDPTWSNYTVSSDVYLRSAGTTELLGRANTQQRPQSHMNAYYLRIRDTGQWWIEKMYTDGSNHTLATGTTTALGTGQWHNLSFTFQGSEISAKLDGKQFGSVNDSSFQTGQAGLGIQGYRTDQFDNLSITPGSGGGGTGTGAVSSGLNGAKCLDDYQASTTPGAVVDLWDCNGSSAQQWTVANGAVRSGGLCLDVVANGTVNGSLVNLWTCNGAANQQWTVSNGTLVNPASGRCLDVPGFTTTNGTQLDIWDCNGGANQKWNLPT; the protein is encoded by the coding sequence GTGGACGGCGCCCAGAGCGGCCGGACGTTCGACGGAATCGGTGCGATCAGTGGTGGCGGCGGCAACTCGCGACTGCTGACCGACTATCCGGCCGACCAGCAGTCCCAGATCCTGGACTACATGTTCAAGCCCGGCTACGGCGCCAACCTTCAGCTGCTCAAGCTGGAGATCGGCGGCGACGCCAACTCCACCGACGGCTCCGAGCCGTCGATCGAGCACAGCAGGGGCACGATCAACTGCAACGCCGGATACGAGTTCTGGCTGGCTGAGCAGGCCAAGGCGCGCAACCCCAACATTGGTCTGTACGGCCTGGCGTGGGCGGCGCCCGGCTGGATCAACGGCGGCTTCTGGTCGACCGACACCATCAACTACCTGATCTCCTGGCTGGACTGCGCCAAGACCCACAACCTGAACATCAAGTATCTCGGCGGCTGGAACGAGCGCGGGCACGACGCCAACTGGTTCGTCCAACTCCGCTCCGCGCTCGACTCGCACGGTTACGGCGGCGTCCAACTGGTCGCGGACGACAGCGGCTGGAACGTGGCCGACGACATGGCGAACAACAGTGCCTTCAACAACGCCGTGTCCATCATCGGCGCGCACTACTCGTGCGAGGGCGGGGACGGGGGTAACGCCCACACCTGCTCCAGCACCGCGGCGGCGAAGAACAACGGCAAGCCGCTGTGGGACAGCGAGAACGGCTCGCAGGACATGAACACCGGCGCCCCCGCGCTGATCCGGGCCATCACCCGCGGCTACATCGATGCCAGGATGACCAGCTACTTCAACTGGCCGCTGATCGCCGCGATCTACCCCAACCTGCCGTACAACACCGTCGGTCTCGCGACGGCCGCCTCGCCGTGGTCGGGCAATTACCAGATCGGCGCCAGCACCTGGGCCACTGCCCAGGTCACCCAGTTCACCCAGCCCGGCTGGAAGTTCATCGACTCCGCTTCGGGTTATCTCGGCGGATCGGAGTCCAACGGCACGTACGTCACCCTGAAGTCGGCCAACAACTCGGACTACTCCACCGTTCTGGAGACCACGACGTCGACCTCGACGCAGACCGTGAACTTCTCGGTCAAGGGCGGGCTGTCCACCGGCGCGGTCCACGTGTGGGCGACCAACGTCAACTCGCCGAGCAACAGCTCGTCCTTCATCCACACCCAGGACATCACGCCGAGCAACGGCTCGTATTCGCTGACGATGCAGCCCGGCTACGTCTACACCGTCAGCACCATCGCCGGCCAGGGCAAGGGCACCGCCACGTCGCCTGCCGCCCACGCGCTCGCACTGCCTTACTCCGACAACTTCGACAACGTTGTCACAGGAGGTGAGGCGACATACCTCTCCGACATGCAGGGCTCCTTCGAGGTTCAGCCCTGCACCGGCCGGTCGGGCAAGTGCGTGCAGCAGATGGCTCCGGTCAAACCCATCGAGTGGCAGGACGACTCCGACTCGTACTCGCTGATCGGCGACCCCACCTGGTCCAACTACACGGTCAGCTCCGACGTCTACCTGCGGAGCGCGGGGACGACCGAGCTGCTGGGCCGGGCCAACACTCAGCAGCGACCGCAGTCGCACATGAACGCCTACTATCTGCGCATTCGGGACACCGGCCAGTGGTGGATCGAGAAGATGTACACCGACGGCAGCAACCACACGCTGGCCACGGGTACGACGACAGCGTTGGGCACCGGCCAGTGGCACAACCTGTCGTTCACGTTCCAGGGCTCGGAGATCAGCGCGAAACTCGACGGAAAGCAGTTCGGTTCGGTGAACGACTCGTCGTTCCAAACCGGCCAGGCCGGCCTCGGCATCCAGGGCTACCGCACCGACCAGTTCGACAACCTGTCCATCACCCCGGGCTCCGGCGGCGGCGGCACCGGGACCGGCGCGGTCAGCTCCGGCCTCAACGGCGCCAAGTGCCTTGACGACTACCAGGCTTCGACCACCCCCGGCGCTGTCGTGGACCTCTGGGACTGCAACGGCTCGTCGGCCCAGCAATGGACGGTGGCCAACGGCGCGGTACGCAGCGGCGGCCTCTGCCTGGACGTGGTCGCCAACGGCACGGTCAACGGCAGTCTCGTGAATCTGTGGACCTGCAACGGCGCCGCCAACCAGCAGTGGACCGTCAGCAACGGCACGCTCGTCAACCCCGCAAGCGGACGCTGCCTCGATGTGCCCGGCTTCACCACCACCAACGGCACCCAACTCGACATCTGGGACTGCAACGGCGGAGCCAACCAGAAATGGAACCTGCCCACTTGA